One stretch of Halichoerus grypus chromosome 8, mHalGry1.hap1.1, whole genome shotgun sequence DNA includes these proteins:
- the RPL10L gene encoding ribosomal protein uL16-like isoform X2, whose amino-acid sequence MGRRPARCYRYCKNKPYPKSRFCRGVPDAKIRIFDLALEAARICANKYMVKSCGKDGFHIRVRLHPFHVIRINKMLSCAGADRLQTGMRGAFGKPQGTVARVHIGQVIMSIRTKLQNKEHVTEALRRAKFKFPGRQKIHISKKWGFTKFNANEFEDKVNKKRLIPDGCGVKYVPNRGPLDKWRALHS is encoded by the exons ATGGGCCGCAGACCAGCTCGCTGTTACCGGTATTGTAAGAACAAGCCGTACCCAAAGTCCCGTTTTTGCCGAGGTGTCCCTGATGCCAAGATCCGCATCTTTGACCTGG CCCTGGAGGCCGCTCGAATTTGTGCCAACAAGTACATGGTGAAAAGTTGTGGCAAGGATGGCTTTCACATTCGAGTGCGGCTTCATCCCTTCCATGTCATCCGCATCAACAAGATGCTGTCCTGTGCTGGGGCTGACAGGCTCCAGACAGGGATGCGAGGTGCCTTTGGAAAGCCCCAGGGCACAGTGGCCAGAGTCCACATTGGCCAAGTCATCATGTCCATCCGCACCAAGCTTCAGAATAAGGAACATGTGACTGAAGCCTTACGCAGGGCCAAGTTCAAGTTCCCTGGGCGCCAGAAGATCCATATCTCCAAGAAGTGGGGCTTTACCAAGTTTAATGCTAATGAATTTGAAGACAAAGTGAACAAGAAGCGCCTCATCCCTGACGGCTGTGGAGTCAAATACGTTCCCAACCGCGGGCCTCTGGACAAGTGGCGAGCTCTGCATTCCTGA
- the RPL10L gene encoding ribosomal protein uL16-like isoform X1 yields the protein MGRRPARCYRYCKNKPYPKSRFCRGVPDAKIRIFDLGRKKAKVDEFPLCGHMVSDEYEQLSSEALEAARICANKYMVKSCGKDGFHIRVRLHPFHVIRINKMLSCAGADRLQTGMRGAFGKPQGTVARVHIGQVIMSIRTKLQNKEHVTEALRRAKFKFPGRQKIHISKKWGFTKFNANEFEDKVNKKRLIPDGCGVKYVPNRGPLDKWRALHS from the coding sequence ATGGGCCGCAGACCAGCTCGCTGTTACCGGTATTGTAAGAACAAGCCGTACCCAAAGTCCCGTTTTTGCCGAGGTGTCCCTGATGCCAAGATCCGCATCTTTGACCTGGGTCGGAAGAAGGCCAAAGTGGATGAGTTCCCACTCTGTGGCCACATGGTGTCTGATGAATATGAGCAGCTCTCCTCTGAAGCCCTGGAGGCCGCTCGAATTTGTGCCAACAAGTACATGGTGAAAAGTTGTGGCAAGGATGGCTTTCACATTCGAGTGCGGCTTCATCCCTTCCATGTCATCCGCATCAACAAGATGCTGTCCTGTGCTGGGGCTGACAGGCTCCAGACAGGGATGCGAGGTGCCTTTGGAAAGCCCCAGGGCACAGTGGCCAGAGTCCACATTGGCCAAGTCATCATGTCCATCCGCACCAAGCTTCAGAATAAGGAACATGTGACTGAAGCCTTACGCAGGGCCAAGTTCAAGTTCCCTGGGCGCCAGAAGATCCATATCTCCAAGAAGTGGGGCTTTACCAAGTTTAATGCTAATGAATTTGAAGACAAAGTGAACAAGAAGCGCCTCATCCCTGACGGCTGTGGAGTCAAATACGTTCCCAACCGCGGGCCTCTGGACAAGTGGCGAGCTCTGCATTCCTGA